A window of Pseudomonas mucidolens contains these coding sequences:
- a CDS encoding chemotaxis response regulator CheY, whose translation MKILIVDDFSTMRRIIKNLLRDLGFTNTVEADDGLTAIPILNSGSIDFLVTDWNMPGMTGIELLRHVRADEKLRSLPVLMVTAEAKREQIIEAAQAGVNGYVVKPFTALALKEKIEKIFERIHG comes from the coding sequence ATGAAAATCCTCATCGTTGATGACTTCTCAACGATGCGGCGGATCATAAAAAACCTGTTGCGTGACCTTGGGTTCACTAACACGGTCGAGGCGGACGACGGTCTTACGGCGATTCCGATTCTCAACAGCGGCAGTATCGACTTTCTGGTAACCGACTGGAACATGCCAGGCATGACCGGTATCGAGTTGCTGCGCCACGTGCGCGCTGATGAAAAACTGCGCAGCCTCCCGGTGTTGATGGTGACCGCCGAAGCCAAGCGCGAACAGATCATCGAAGCCGCCCAGGCCGGGGTCAATGGTTACGTGGTCAAGCCATTCACAGCATTGGCCTTGAAAGAGAAGATCGAAAAGATCTTCGAACGTATCCACGGTTGA
- a CDS encoding protein phosphatase CheZ, which produces MEHNELSQDDFESTLKKHARELVECLEKGKFGDAVQLIHELNQTRDRGLYQEVGKLTRELHSAIVNFQIDPRMPQAEEISQITDATERLSYVVRLTEAAANRTMDLVESATPLVNGMASEAQALSADWGRFMRREVGAEEFRELARRVDGFLSRSEQENRTVSSNLNDILLAQDYQDLTGQVIKRVTQLVTEVESNLLKLVLMAGQVDRFAGIEHDREAILSEKDPQKHLAKGEGPQIHADKREDVVSGQDDVDDLLSSLGF; this is translated from the coding sequence ATGGAGCATAACGAACTATCGCAGGACGATTTTGAATCGACCCTGAAAAAACACGCCCGCGAGTTGGTCGAATGTCTGGAAAAAGGCAAGTTCGGCGACGCGGTGCAGTTGATCCATGAGCTCAATCAGACCCGAGACCGCGGCCTGTATCAGGAAGTGGGCAAGCTCACCCGTGAGCTGCACAGTGCAATCGTCAATTTCCAGATTGACCCGCGCATGCCCCAGGCCGAAGAAATTTCGCAGATCACCGATGCCACCGAACGCCTGTCCTATGTGGTCAGGCTGACCGAGGCGGCGGCCAACCGCACCATGGACCTGGTGGAAAGCGCCACGCCCCTGGTCAACGGCATGGCCAGCGAGGCCCAGGCGCTGAGCGCTGACTGGGGTCGCTTCATGCGTCGGGAAGTGGGGGCCGAGGAGTTTCGTGAACTCGCCCGTCGGGTCGACGGCTTTCTGTCGCGCAGCGAGCAGGAGAACCGCACGGTCTCCAGCAACCTCAACGATATTTTACTGGCCCAGGATTACCAGGACCTCACCGGTCAGGTGATCAAGCGCGTGACCCAACTGGTCACCGAAGTGGAGAGCAACTTGCTCAAATTGGTGTTGATGGCGGGTCAGGTTGATCGTTTTGCCGGCATCGAACATGACCGTGAAGCGATCCTCTCGGAAAAAGATCCACAAAAACATCTCGCCAAGGGTGAAGGTCCGCAGATTCATGCCGATAAACGTGAAGACGTTGTGTCAGGTCAGGATGACGTAGATGACCTGTTATCCAGTTTAGGCTTCTAA
- the fliA gene encoding RNA polymerase sigma factor FliA, translating into MTSSGYNLYKNSARDSQGELIERYAPLVKRIAYHLLARLPASVQVEDLIQAGMIGLLEVSTKYDASKGASFETYAGIRIRGAMLDEVRKGDWAPRSVHRNTRMVSDAIRSIEAKTGRDAKDHEVAAELQLSLDDYYGILNDTLGSRLFSFDDLLQDGEHEGLHEDGASGHLEPSRDLEDERFQSALADAIANLPERERLVLALYYDEELNLKEIGEVLGVSESRVSQLHSQCAARLRGRLGEWRTR; encoded by the coding sequence ATGACATCAAGCGGCTACAACCTTTACAAAAATTCGGCACGTGACAGTCAGGGGGAGTTGATCGAGCGCTATGCGCCTCTGGTCAAGCGCATTGCCTATCACCTGCTGGCACGCCTGCCCGCCAGCGTCCAGGTCGAAGACCTGATCCAGGCGGGCATGATCGGCCTGCTCGAGGTGTCGACCAAGTACGACGCGAGCAAAGGCGCGAGTTTCGAGACGTATGCGGGGATTCGCATCCGTGGAGCAATGCTCGATGAAGTGCGTAAGGGGGATTGGGCGCCGCGTTCGGTACACCGCAATACTCGGATGGTGAGTGACGCAATTCGCTCAATTGAAGCAAAAACCGGTCGTGACGCTAAAGATCATGAAGTTGCGGCCGAACTCCAATTGAGTCTCGACGATTACTACGGGATTTTGAACGATACCTTGGGCAGCCGCTTGTTCAGTTTCGACGACCTGTTACAGGATGGCGAGCATGAAGGGCTGCACGAGGACGGCGCGAGTGGTCATCTCGAACCGTCGCGCGATCTGGAAGATGAGCGTTTCCAGAGCGCGCTGGCGGACGCAATCGCCAATCTGCCGGAGCGTGAGCGGCTGGTGTTGGCGCTGTACTACGACGAAGAGCTGAACCTCAAGGAAATCGGTGAGGTCCTGGGTGTCAGCGAATCGCGGGTCAGCCAATTGCACAGCCAATGCGCCGCCCGCTTGCGGGGGCGTTTGGGAGAGTGGCGCACGCGCTGA